The Sporosarcina sp. FSL W7-1349 genome includes the window AAAATGGAATCCGAGGCATTTTGGACATATGGAGAATTGAATCAAATGACGAATCGTTACGCGCATTCCCTTCGCCGAATGGGAATTGAAAAAGGAGACAGGGTCGGTATTCTTTTGTTTAACTGCCTCGACTATTTTGCTCTCTATTTTGCTTGTGCAAAGCTGGGGGCGATCGCGGTCAGAATAAACTTCAGATTATCAAGTGAAGAATTCGAGTACATCCTGAATGATTCCGGGACTAAAATCCTCTGTTTTCATTCGAGTCTCACTGAAAAAATCGAACCGATCAAAAAGTCCATACAAGTGAAAAGATTCGTTTGTTTGGAGGAGGAAGGATACCCAGTTCCCGAATGGGCAAGTCGTTGGAGCAAGCTTGAACAAGGGGATGCAACGGAAATAATGGGCGTGGATATTCGTCAATCAGACCCCGTCATGTTGATGTATACATCAGGAACTACAGGGAGGCCGAAAGGAGCACTTTGGTCGCATGAGAATACCTTGTGGTTTGCCAATATGCAAATACTCAAATGGGGAATAGATAGGGAAACCGTCGGAATGACCACAGGTCCGCTTTATCATGTAGGCGCAATGGAAGACTTGGTTCTCTCCGTTCTCACAATGGGCGGAACAGTCGTCATCACGAACAGCGGAGGATTTGACATCAATAGAGCATTAGCAGTAATTAAAAAAGAACAGGTGACCGATGTTCTATTTTTTCCATTTATGATTTATGACATGCTGAACATTCCTCGGCATGCCATGCTTCAATTACCGACATTAAAAAGGATTTTCTCGGGAGGAGATCCCGTCATCCCTTGGGCCATCGAACGGCTTCATGAAATATTTCCGCAAATTGGATTCGTTCAAGTGTATGGTCTGACAGAAGGGACGCCGGTTGCCGCGTCCTTGGATCCGGAAGATGCGCAATCCAAGGGACATTCGGTCGGGAAGGCGATGCCCTTCACGGAATTGAAAGTTGTCGATGAGAAGGGGACTCCATTGAAAAGTGGAGAAACGGGCGAAGTATGTATCAAGAGTCCCGCTGTATCCATGGGATATTGGGGGAAGTCGGAAGAGACAGCCAGTACATTCATCAACGGCTGGTGCCATACGGGGGATTTAGGGAGCTTGGATGAGGATGGCTATTTAACAATCTCAGGCCGAAAAAAAGATATGATTCGAAGCGGCGGCGAGAATATTTATGCAGTGGAAGTCGAAGATGCGCTCATTCGTCATCCGGCTATTCGTGATGTGGCCGTAATCGGAATTCCCGATCCCAAATATATTGAAGCCGTATGTGCGGTCATTGTATTGAAGTCAGGCGAGAATGCGACGGAACAGGAAATTTTAGAATATGTTACAGATAAGATTGCACGTTATAAGAAGCCGCGGGAAATCGTTTTTGTAGAGGACCTTCCTAGAACGCCATCAGGAAAAATTCAAAAGTACAAACTAAGAGAACAATTTAGTATGACGCATTTGTGATCATCATACCGATGTTGATAGTAAATCGATGGACAGAGGGGATTACGAAATGGTTAACTTGCGACGTGTGGCAGGGTTTCAATTTTAAGTTTTCTCCACAACAGCGACAACAATCCCTAATTATGTTAATGCGAATCCATCGGCACAAACCGGTCCCGCACCGGTTTTTTTCTATTGCTTTTCCTGATACAATGGACGTTCATCGGAATCATGAAAGAAAGTTGGTACAATACCTTGCAGAAAATCATTTTAACCGAGACGTTTCCACATGATTGGATCCGGATGTTCACGCATTTGGCCAATCTGTTTTTTGAACAGTCTTCCATTATAAAGGAAGAAGATGATGATGCAATTCAAGTCGGATTCACTTTGGATTTGCAAAATGGGATATATGAAGGGAAAGCGGCTCTTTCTTGGAAAGGCGGGCAGTATGGCTCCGCTTTCTCGGAGAAGGCGGAGGAGGGGAATGAAAAGACGAAAACGCGGCAACTGAAACGGATTTATTCCCATCTCTTTCTGGAAGTTTTGGAACAGGCGACTGGCATGCAGCAAGCTTGGGGCATCCTGACCGGGATTCGACCGACAAAGCTTTATCATAAATACCGCAGGCAAGGCATGTCGTCCGAAGAAGCCCAGCAGATGTTACAGGATCGGCATCGTATTTCTCAGGAAAAGAGTGAACTTCTTGCCATCATTGCCGATGTCCAATTAAGAGCCATTCCCGATTTATATGAGTTAAAAAACGGTGTGAGCATTTATATTGGCATTCCTTTCTGTCCGACAAAATGCGCCTATTGCACGTTTCCCGCCTATGCGATTCGCCGGAAAAATGGCAGGGTTGATAGTTTCCTCGATGCTTTGCACGAAGAGATCCGAGAGATGGGGAAATGGCTGACAGCACACGATATGGAAATCACGACCATCTATTTCGGAGGCGGGACACCGACGAGCATCGAAGCCGATGAAATGGATGCCCTGTATGAGACGATGTACGATTCATTCCCGAATATGGATAAAGTCCGGGAGATCACCGTCGAAGCGGGGCGTCCGGATACGATCACGCCTGAAAAGATTGAGGTACTCAAAAAGTGGGGCATCGACCGGATCAGCGTCAATCCACAATCCTATACGGATGAGACATTGAAGGCGATTGGACGTCACCATACCGTTCAGGAGACGATTGATAAGTTTTGGCTATCGCGCAACATGGGGATGAGGAACATCAACATGGATCTAATCATTGGCTTGCCGAATGAAGGGGTCGAGGAATTCCGCCATTCGCTGGACGAGACGGAGAAGATGCAGCCCGAATCGTTGACGATCCATACGCTGTCATTCAAGCGGGCTTCGGAAATGACACGCAACAAGGAGAAATATAAAGTGGCGGGCCGGGAGACGGTGGAAGAAATGATGCGCATGGGCGAGCAATGGACCGCCGAAAATGGTTATGTCCCGTATTATTTGTACCGCCAGAAAAACATCTTAGGCAACTTGGAAAATGTCGGTTATTCAAAGCCGAGCGAAGAGAGCCTGTATAATATCATTATCATGGAAGAAGTCCAGACGATCATCGGCATCGGCTGCGGAGCTTCCAGCAAGTTCATCGATCGGGAGACCGGGAAGATCACCCAGTTCTATAATCCGAAAGATCCGGCGGCATACAGTCTGGCATTCGAGGATGCCATTGAGAAAAAGTTGGCCTTCTTGGATGCAGTTTTTCCTGAAGGAGTGAAATAGGGTCTGTAAAGTAGCAAATTGAAACAGGCATCGGAAAGGAGGATCAACTTTCTGATGCCTGTTTTTTTGCAGTATTTTCTGGCTTTTAGGAGTGCTCCTTTTATTTGAATGAAGGATTTTACTACTCGGTATCGAAAGAGTTATAGAACAGAATATTGAATGATTATTCATTCATTAAAGGGGTGGTTTACGTGTATCAAAAAATCGGGTTGGAGAAGAACGGAAGGCTGGCTTATTTGACATTGAATCGGCCGGATCATATGAACGCGTTGGATCAGGTGATGATGAAGGAATTGGCTGAGGCATTGGAGTCGTTGAAGAACGATATGACTATCCAAGTGGTCGTAATCTCCGGAGCCGGACGGGCGTTCTCGGCGGGCGGGGATATTCAGGTGATGCTGAATTCCGAAGGTATTGACATGGGGGATGTCATGAATGATTTATCCCGTTTGGCAAAAGCCCTCTATACATTACCTCAAATTACGATTGCCGCGGTTAGTGGAGCAGCGGCCGGGTTAGGGTTCAGCTTAGTTTTGGGTTGTGATCGGATCATAGCGGAGGAATCCTGTAAACTGGCGATGAATTTCATCGGGATCGGATTGGTGCCGGACGGAGCGGGGCATTTCTTCTTGAAGGAACGGCTCGGTGTCACCAAAGCGAAGCATCTGATCTGGTCAGGGGAATTGCTGGATGCCCAAACTGCCTTGGAAAAAGGGCTGGTCGATGAAGTTGTGTCAGCAGGTCAAGCGAGAAAGGCGGCCGATAAAACTGCACATCAATTCCTAGCGATGCCAATCCGGGCTATGATCGCTTCAAAGAATATTCTACATTCGCAAAAGGTCGATGAGCTCCAACGCGTCTTGGAGATGGAAAGTGAGAAGCAGATGGAAATGAGGCAGACGGAGGAGCATCAGGAGGGGATTCGTGCATTCCTTGAAAAGCGGCAACCAAATTTTTCAAAAGGCAAATGATTGGAAATTTGACGAAATCCCCCGTATTCTATCGGAAAGACTAATTTTATAAAGGAACTTCATCCCATTCCATAGGTTTTAAGAACTGTGGGGATGGGTAATAAAGTTGAGGGGCTAATTTGTAAAAGGGGGATTTTCGATGGGAACTGCTTGTGTTGATTCAAATTTCAAGTCATTTCTTCAGGAACATAAACAGGAATTCGAGAATGTGTTGCAGGATGAAGCGAGCAATGTCCGGGATCGTATCAAACATATACTGGAAGTTGGGAATATCGATCTGATCAATAATGCCCATCTGCTTGTCTTGTATGTGATTGATGGACAAGATGAGGAGCTTCAATTGTTTGCCAAGCAAGAGGGGATTGCTTGGGCTACCCATTCGATTCCGTTGGCCTTTAAGCTGGAGTGGGTGCAGGCGATTCGAAGGACACTCTGGTGCTTTATCGAACGGTATTCGGAGTCTAACGAGATGTGTAATTTTTTTGTGTCTGAAAAACAAATCAATAATGGCATCGATCAGTTTTTGAATTCGTTTTTCATCAATTATTCGATGTATAAAGAGGAACTGCTCTTAGCGCAGCGGAAGCTTGTGGAGACATTGTCCGTTCCAATCATTCCGATTACACCGAGCATCTGCATTCTTCCTTTGATCGGGACGGTCGACTCATTCCGGACCGTAATCCTGGAAGAGAAAGTGTTGACGGAAATCAGCCGGCTCCATATCCAAACATTGATCATCGATTTATCGGGGATTGTGGATATGGAAGATGATGTGGTCGACCGTTTGATGCGGATCATTTCGGGAATTTCTCTCATGGGATGCCGCCCGGTCCTCACCGGCTTACGAGGCGATCTTGTCCGGAGGATCGTCGGTCTTGGTGTCACATTCAACGGGCAAACACAAACATTGGGCACCTTACAGCAAGCGCTCGACCAATACTTGAATAGTTAATATGATTCAGCAAGAGTCATTCGAAATGAAAAGAACTCACTCCGTCTCGGACGAAGTGGGTTCTTTTGTTTTGTATTTATCGACCATGTCCCGCCAGGCAAAATAGCCTTCTTCCACAGCGCGTATTAATAATTCGGCAGTGGCCAAATTGGTCGCAAGTGGAATGCCGTATACATCGCATAGACGCAGCAGCGCACTCACATCCGGCTCATGCGGCTGAGCCGTCAGCGGATCGCGGAAAAAGAGGATTAGATCCAGTTCTCCCGTTGCCACCAGGGCACCGATTTGCTGATCGCCGCCGAGTGGGCCGGAACGAAGCCGGTGGATAGGGAGGCCCGTCTCATCGACGATTCGCTTTCCTGTCGTACCGGTTGCATACAATGTATGTTGTGAAAAAATATGTTGATAAGCAATGACGAAATTGACCATCTCATCTTTCTTTTGATCATGGGCGATTAACGCGATCTCCACTTGTCATCCCTCCGGAATAATAATTGCCTACCAAGAGCTGTCTGAAATCCGGCTGTCGTTCGTTTCAGGAATGGAATAATAATAATTTGCCGGCAGGGGATGCTAAGCGATGTGTTGCCTCTTCCAGATTTTTCTCCTCCAGCAGGGCATGTCCCTTTTCTTTTGCTTCGTCATCGGTCGCCGCTGTAAAAGATTCCTCCGCAATCAGTTTCCCCGTTTGCTCGTAAGCTGTCAGTTTATAAGTTCTCACAAAACTCACCCCTTTTAGTATGTGCTTTCATTATACTATTAAAACCGGAAAGTGAATAGCGATTCATGAAAGGTAAGCGAAAATTCATTCATTTGGACGCGCGGAGTATGACAGTTCGGGGACTTGCCCTGATAGTTTGTTTCGGGCTGTGACAGTTTCCGGTTGGGCCCTTACAGTAGGGGCAATTGCCATGACAGTCTGGAGTTTTGTCCTGAGAGTTTTCCGGGGCCATGACAGTTTCCGTCCGAGCCCTTACAGTTCGACCGATTGCCATGACAGTCTGGAGTTTTGCCATGACGGTTTTCTCGGGCTCTGACAGTTTCCGGCTGGGCCCTTACAGTTCGGCCGATTGCCGTGACAGTTGGAATTTTGCCCTGAAAGTTTTCCGGGGCCATGACAGTTTCCGGTTGGGCCCTTACAGTAAGGGCAATTGCCATGACAGTCTGGAGTTTTGCCCTGAGAGTTTTCCGGGGCCATGACAGTTTCCGTCCGAGCCCTAACAGTTCGACCGATTGCCGTGACAGTCTGGAGTTTTGCCATGACAGTTTTCTCGGGCCCTTACAGTTTCCGACCAGGCCCTAACAGTTCGACCGATTGCCGTGACAGTCTGGAGTTTTGCCCTGACAGTTTTCTCGGGCCATGACAGTTTCCGTCCGAGCCCTTACAGTTCGACCGATTGCCATGACAGTCTGGAGTTTTGCCCTGAAAGTTTTCCGGGGCCATGACAGTTTCCGTCCGAGCCCTTACAGTTCGACCGATTGCCGTGACAATCAAGAGTTTTGCCATGACAGTTTCCCATCCATGCTATTCCCCCCAACATTATATCCTAAATTCCTTTATTCCCTTAAAAAAATTTCCATCTCCTTAAACTAAAATAGTAAAGGAGACTTGACATTCCCTTCAAAAGTAAAGTATCCTTTACGTAAAGCGACCTTTACTTTTGGAGGGGGATGATCAAACTGGATAATTTAATCAAAGAGAAGCGGGTGGAGAGAGGGTGGACGCAAGACGAACTTGCCGAAAAAGTGGATGTGTCGAGACAGACGGTCATTTCCTTGGAGAAAGGAAGATACAATCCTTCGTTGCTGCTCGCGTTCAAGATTGCGAAATTATTTGAGTGTTCCATAGAAGATATATTCATTCCCGAGGAGGAGTAAGTATGCATGAAAGTTTTGATTTGGGGTCATTTCTGGTAGGTTTGCCGCTGGGGATATTGATAGCCTCCATCATCCTTTTTATTAGTTGGCGAAAAGGGAAGAAGGAAAGACGTTTCGATGAGAGGTATACGCGGATCCATGAGCAAGCGCGCTCCTTTTCATGGCGGGTGACAACGGTGACCATCCTCTTTGGTTGGGGAATTATTATTCTCGTAGAAGGCCCACGGTTGGCATTTTTCCTGATGACCGGGATATGGGTTGCCCATATGTTGTCCTATGCGATTGGAGCTGCAATTGCCAGTAGTAAAAATTGATTGACTGAAACTTCAACCTCATGAACACGTATAGACTACTAGACAGTTATGAAAAGGGGCGACACAATGGCTTTACAACTCCAAAATGTGACGAAGCGATTCGGGGATTTCACTGCGGTACGTGACTTGTCCTTGACAGTGGAACAGGGCACCATGTATGGATTCCTTGGGGCGAACGGTGCTGGGAAGACGACGACATTCCGGATGATCCTCGGTTTATTGAACCCGAATGAAGGCCGGATTACATGGAATAATGGCCGGATCAGCTATGCAACAAGCGCGGAAATCGGTTATTTGCCAGAGGAGCGCGGCTTGTATCCGAAGATGAAAGTGGAAGATCAGTTGTTGTTTTTGGCGCAATTGCGCGGCATGTCCAAAGCTGCTGCCAAAACGGAGATGCACAAATGGCTGGAGCGGATGGAAATCAGCCATTACACGAAAAAAAGAGTGGAAGAGTTATCGAAAGGGAACCAACAGAAAATCCAGGTAATCGCTTCGCTCATCCATCAACCGAAATTATTGATACTCGACGAACCGTTTTCAGGTCTTGACCCCGTGAATGTGGAAATGTTGAAAAATGCCATCCTCGACTTCCGCAATCAAGGCGCGACCATCTTGTTTTCGAGCCACCGGATGGACCATGTCGAGGAGCTTTGCGAACAATTGAGCATCATCCATCGTGGCAATCAAATCGTCAGCGGCACGCTGCGTGATGTGAAACGTTCCTTCGGTAAACAAAATGTGCGCATCAAATCGGATCATGATTTATCTGCATTGGATGCCGTCCCGGGCGTCACGTCAGTCCATAAATCGATTGAAGGGGCAGTCTACCAGGTGGAAACGGAGGCGGTCGCGGAGAAGCTGTTGTCAACTGCACTCCAGTCCGGTCCGGTCCGTCATTTTGCCATCGAGGAACCGTCGCTGCAGGATATTTTCATTGAAAAGGTGGGGAAAGAGCATGCGTGAATTCTGGATCATCTTCAAGCAGGCATTTGTGACGAAGGCGAAGACGAAATCGTTCATCATCACGACAGCCGTCATGATCGCCGCCATCTTCCTAGTCGCGAACTTGTCCAAAATCATCGATACCGTACAAGACGTGACCGGGGATGAATCGCAAGAAGCCCTTCAAGTGATCGATACGAGCGGCATGCTTGTTGACCCATTGAATGAGCAACTGAGCGAGAACATGTCCGGACTCGCAGTGGAGCAATCCGCTGCGACAGAAGAGGAACTCCTTGCACAAGTGAAAGATGGAGAAATCGAATCGTTTTTGACGCTTGACGTGGATGGCTCCCACACTATCCAAGCGAAATATACGACGATGAGTGCGCTTGACTTCAGTTTGCCGCGGACGATCCAAGATGCCTTGCAGTCCATCCAGACCGAAATGAAGGCGGAAGAGCTGTCGCTGACAGGCGAACAAGTGCAATTACTGTTTGCCCCGATCGAGTTTGAGCAGCAGAATATCTCCCCTTCCGCCAAATCGGAGGAAGAGATTGACCAAGCGCGCGTCCTCGTCTACGTCCTGATGTTCGTCATCTACTTCGCTGTCATCCTGTATTCCAGCATGATTGCGACCGAGGTGGCAACGGAGAAGTCATCGCGTGTCATGGAGATTCTCATTTCCAGTGTCTCCCCTGTCAAGCATATGTTTGCCAAAGTGCTCGGCATCGGATCACTCGGGCTGCTGCAAATCGTTTTCTACGGAGTTGCCGGTTTCATTGCGATGAAAACATCCTCAACGGGCGAACCGGGAGGGATATCCGAATTCTTCAGCCTATCGTCGATCCATACGGGCACCCTTGTCTATGCTATCGTCTTCTTCCTGCTGGGTTATTTCCTGTATGCTACGCTGGCCGCCCTCCTCGGGTCTTTGGTCAGTCGGACGGAAGATGTCCAGCAAGTCATCACGCCGATGACGATGCTCATTGTCGTCGCGTTTGTCATTGCGGCGACCGGCTTGGGGAATCCGGAAATGGGCTATTTGAAATATGCCTCCTTCTTCCCGTTCTTCGCGCCGCTCGTCATGTTTTTGCGGGTCGGCATGCTGGAGCTGCCATTATGGGAGCCCCTCCTGTCGATTGCCATCATGCTCATCACGATTTTCTTCTTAGGTTGGTTCGGGGCTCGCGTCTATCGGGGCGGCGTCCTCATGTACGGCCCATCCCGTTCCTTGAAGGATATCAAAAAAGCGATTCAACTGGGGAAAGAATAAGTAGCTGGGCTGTCCGCTGATGGGCAGCCCTTTCAATTTATGGCTACCACACTTCCGATAATATGGTAGAATTAAGAACAGATATTCGTTGTCGGAGGAGGGGTTGGATTGTCGGAAATTCGTTTTATCCACACGGCGGATCTGCACTTGGATAGTCCGTTTAAAGGGCTTTCCGGTTTGCCTGCAGAGCATTTGCGGACGGTGCGGGCTTCCACTTTTTCCGCGTTCACAAATTTGATCCGTCATGCGGTCGAGTCGAAGCCTGATTTTCTCCTCATTGTCGGGGATGTGTACGACGGGGAAGATCGGAGTTTGCGTGCCCAGCTGAAATTCCAGGAAGGCATGTCGGAACTGGAGACGGCAGGCATTCCGGTCTTCATTTGCCACGGCAATCATGACCATCTGGGCGGGAGATGGACACGGTTCGAGTTGCCGCCGAATGTGCATGTACTCGGCGGGGATGTGCAATCGGTGCCTCTGCGGATCGACGGCCAAGATATCGTCATCCATGGATTCAGCTATCCGGAGCGGCATGTTCGGGAGCCGGTCATCGAGC containing:
- a CDS encoding class I adenylate-forming enzyme family protein — encoded protein: MNVGYLVSRVEKHIQTIDPEKIALKMESEAFWTYGELNQMTNRYAHSLRRMGIEKGDRVGILLFNCLDYFALYFACAKLGAIAVRINFRLSSEEFEYILNDSGTKILCFHSSLTEKIEPIKKSIQVKRFVCLEEEGYPVPEWASRWSKLEQGDATEIMGVDIRQSDPVMLMYTSGTTGRPKGALWSHENTLWFANMQILKWGIDRETVGMTTGPLYHVGAMEDLVLSVLTMGGTVVITNSGGFDINRALAVIKKEQVTDVLFFPFMIYDMLNIPRHAMLQLPTLKRIFSGGDPVIPWAIERLHEIFPQIGFVQVYGLTEGTPVAASLDPEDAQSKGHSVGKAMPFTELKVVDEKGTPLKSGETGEVCIKSPAVSMGYWGKSEETASTFINGWCHTGDLGSLDEDGYLTISGRKKDMIRSGGENIYAVEVEDALIRHPAIRDVAVIGIPDPKYIEAVCAVIVLKSGENATEQEILEYVTDKIARYKKPREIVFVEDLPRTPSGKIQKYKLREQFSMTHL
- a CDS encoding coproporphyrinogen III oxidase; the encoded protein is MKESWYNTLQKIILTETFPHDWIRMFTHLANLFFEQSSIIKEEDDDAIQVGFTLDLQNGIYEGKAALSWKGGQYGSAFSEKAEEGNEKTKTRQLKRIYSHLFLEVLEQATGMQQAWGILTGIRPTKLYHKYRRQGMSSEEAQQMLQDRHRISQEKSELLAIIADVQLRAIPDLYELKNGVSIYIGIPFCPTKCAYCTFPAYAIRRKNGRVDSFLDALHEEIREMGKWLTAHDMEITTIYFGGGTPTSIEADEMDALYETMYDSFPNMDKVREITVEAGRPDTITPEKIEVLKKWGIDRISVNPQSYTDETLKAIGRHHTVQETIDKFWLSRNMGMRNINMDLIIGLPNEGVEEFRHSLDETEKMQPESLTIHTLSFKRASEMTRNKEKYKVAGRETVEEMMRMGEQWTAENGYVPYYLYRQKNILGNLENVGYSKPSEESLYNIIIMEEVQTIIGIGCGASSKFIDRETGKITQFYNPKDPAAYSLAFEDAIEKKLAFLDAVFPEGVK
- a CDS encoding enoyl-CoA hydratase, which produces MYQKIGLEKNGRLAYLTLNRPDHMNALDQVMMKELAEALESLKNDMTIQVVVISGAGRAFSAGGDIQVMLNSEGIDMGDVMNDLSRLAKALYTLPQITIAAVSGAAAGLGFSLVLGCDRIIAEESCKLAMNFIGIGLVPDGAGHFFLKERLGVTKAKHLIWSGELLDAQTALEKGLVDEVVSAGQARKAADKTAHQFLAMPIRAMIASKNILHSQKVDELQRVLEMESEKQMEMRQTEEHQEGIRAFLEKRQPNFSKGK
- a CDS encoding STAS domain-containing protein, with translation MGTACVDSNFKSFLQEHKQEFENVLQDEASNVRDRIKHILEVGNIDLINNAHLLVLYVIDGQDEELQLFAKQEGIAWATHSIPLAFKLEWVQAIRRTLWCFIERYSESNEMCNFFVSEKQINNGIDQFLNSFFINYSMYKEELLLAQRKLVETLSVPIIPITPSICILPLIGTVDSFRTVILEEKVLTEISRLHIQTLIIDLSGIVDMEDDVVDRLMRIISGISLMGCRPVLTGLRGDLVRRIVGLGVTFNGQTQTLGTLQQALDQYLNS
- the mgsA gene encoding methylglyoxal synthase yields the protein MEIALIAHDQKKDEMVNFVIAYQHIFSQHTLYATGTTGKRIVDETGLPIHRLRSGPLGGDQQIGALVATGELDLILFFRDPLTAQPHEPDVSALLRLCDVYGIPLATNLATAELLIRAVEEGYFAWRDMVDKYKTKEPTSSETE
- a CDS encoding YhzD family protein; amino-acid sequence: MRTYKLTAYEQTGKLIAEESFTAATDDEAKEKGHALLEEKNLEEATHRLASPAGKLLLFHS
- a CDS encoding helix-turn-helix transcriptional regulator translates to MDNLIKEKRVERGWTQDELAEKVDVSRQTVISLEKGRYNPSLLLAFKIAKLFECSIEDIFIPEEE
- a CDS encoding ABC transporter ATP-binding protein: MALQLQNVTKRFGDFTAVRDLSLTVEQGTMYGFLGANGAGKTTTFRMILGLLNPNEGRITWNNGRISYATSAEIGYLPEERGLYPKMKVEDQLLFLAQLRGMSKAAAKTEMHKWLERMEISHYTKKRVEELSKGNQQKIQVIASLIHQPKLLILDEPFSGLDPVNVEMLKNAILDFRNQGATILFSSHRMDHVEELCEQLSIIHRGNQIVSGTLRDVKRSFGKQNVRIKSDHDLSALDAVPGVTSVHKSIEGAVYQVETEAVAEKLLSTALQSGPVRHFAIEEPSLQDIFIEKVGKEHA
- a CDS encoding ABC transporter permease, which codes for MREFWIIFKQAFVTKAKTKSFIITTAVMIAAIFLVANLSKIIDTVQDVTGDESQEALQVIDTSGMLVDPLNEQLSENMSGLAVEQSAATEEELLAQVKDGEIESFLTLDVDGSHTIQAKYTTMSALDFSLPRTIQDALQSIQTEMKAEELSLTGEQVQLLFAPIEFEQQNISPSAKSEEEIDQARVLVYVLMFVIYFAVILYSSMIATEVATEKSSRVMEILISSVSPVKHMFAKVLGIGSLGLLQIVFYGVAGFIAMKTSSTGEPGGISEFFSLSSIHTGTLVYAIVFFLLGYFLYATLAALLGSLVSRTEDVQQVITPMTMLIVVAFVIAATGLGNPEMGYLKYASFFPFFAPLVMFLRVGMLELPLWEPLLSIAIMLITIFFLGWFGARVYRGGVLMYGPSRSLKDIKKAIQLGKE